DNA from Bradyrhizobium diazoefficiens USDA 110:
CGCCCCGATCTGCGCCGGCCAGCGCGTCGGCATCTTTGCCGGCTCCGGCGTCGGCAAATCGACGTTGCTCGCGATGCTTGCCCGCAGCCAGGGCTTCGACACCGTCGTGCTGGCGCTCGTCGGCGAGCGCGGCCGCGAAGTGCGCGAATTCATCGAGGACGTGCTGGGCGCCAATCGCAATCGTGCGGTCACCATCGTATCGACGGGCGACGAGAGCCCGATGATGCGGCGGCTGGCGCCGAAGACGGCCATGGCGGTAGCCGAATATTTCCGCGATCGGGGCGAATCGGTTCTGCTTGTGGTCGATTCGATCACCCGTTTCGCCCACGCCGCCCGCGAGGTCGCGCTCGCCGCCGGCGAGCCCGCGGTCGCGCGCGGCTACGCGCCGACGGTCTTCACGGACCTGCCGCGCCTTCTGGAGCGCGCCGGCCCCGGCGAGGAGGGATCCGGAACGATCACCGGGATTTTCTCCGTGCTGGTCGACGGCGACGATCACAACGAGCCGATCGCCGACACCATTCGCAGCACGCTCGACGGGCACATCGTGCTCTCCAGGCACATCGCCGACCAGGCGCGCTATCCGGCCGTGGACGTTCTGGCCTCGGTCTCCCGCCTCGCCCATAACGTCTGGGACCCCGAAGAGCGCGAATTGGTGAGCAAGCTGCGCACCATGATCGCCAAATACGAGGACACGCGCGATCTTCGCCTGATGGGCGGATACCAGTCGGGACGTGATTCGGGCCTCGACCAGGCGATCGACCTGGTTCCGAGAATCTACAGCGCAATGCGGCAAGACGCATCGGCTCAGCCGAGCGCAGATCCGTTCCGCGAGCTGAGGGACATGCTCAAGGGCGAGTAGCAGGTGAGACGGCGCACGACGCGCCCGCGATCTCGCCCTTCTCATTGTTTCTACAGTCGGTCGCGCATCCAGTCACGCGGCCGGCGCATGCCTCCCGTCACCGCCACCGCGACCCGTCGTGAGCGCATCAACCGTTCGGATGACTCATCGGGCGGCCGCGACGGAAGCGGAGACGGCTCCGCGAGTGGAACAACCGCCGCGTGTAATCCCTACAAGTTCTCTCGGCGATTCTCCGGACGCATTGCACAAGTTGTGGATGACTCATCAACGCGCATCAGCTTTTGTCATGCACAAGCTTCCATCAACTTGCATCAACGGCGGACAACGACGTGCCCTGCAATTAAACCGTCGTATACTTGCGGGCATGCTGCCCGTAGGACAACGTATTGCGTTCACTACCATGTGTCCCTAAGAGCGAGATTGTCTTGAACGTTACATTCGCCTGCAACGACATCCAGTCTCCGAGAGCGTCTCTACTTGATTTTGTTGAGAAGCTCATTCATCGTTTCGGTGGAATATCAAGAAACGTCTGCTTGTGACTTGAACTCAGGGGCTTCGGTTGAACAATTCCCGTCCATCGTCCGTTCGTGACGGCAACTTGGGCTCCCGTGCGACGACGACGCGATTGGCATGTCATCGGCGACGCGGCCTCTCGCTCCGGACGACGCGACGCACGCTGGTTCGGCTCGGGCGCGTTGCGGTCCGTGCCTTCGAGCAGGAATCGGGCACGACGTACTCATCGGGCATCTCCGGAGGTCTGACCTCTTTCGAATTAATCGCGAACCAGGGCGCAAGGCGGCTTCGGGACGCCGCAGACGAAGTTCCGGGGACGAGGTAAATCCATGCCATTGGCACGAGAAGCCGTCGAGCTGCTGGTCCAGGCGGCGAGGGCTTGGTATTTCGAAGGCAATCAGCATGGATTGCGCGATCGGGAATGGATGGCGCTGCGCTTTCTCGGCCGCGCCAACAGGTTTTCGCGCACACCGTCCGCGCTCGCCGGCTTCATCGGCTCCACCAGGGCGACTGCATCGCAGATCGTGAAGACGCTCGAGAGCAGGTCCTTCCTGGTGCGAAAGCCCTCGCACGAGGACAAGCGTTCCGTGGTGCTCCACGTCACCGCGCAGGGCGAGAAGTGCCTGAGCCAGCACGACCCGATCAACCACGTGGTGAATGCGGTCACGGCGCTCGGAACCGAGGAGTGCATCAGGCTGCGCGACTCGCTGCGGGAGATCCTCAATCACCTCGACGCAGCTCACCAGCGGCTCGATGCCAGCATCTGCCGGGACTGCATGTTTCTCGCCGAACGCAGCCCTGGCATCGGCCCGGCCGCCGCGAAGGGACGCGCAACCGCCGAATTCATGTGCCGGCTGTATCGCGCCCCCGTCTCGCTCGAGGAAACCGAACTGCTCTGCACCAGCTTCGAGCGCACCCGCGACCGCCCGAAGATCAAGGCGCATCTCGACCGTGCGCGCGTGGCGAGCCAGGGATGAGGCGAAGGCCCGCAGCCTGAGCGCAACTTCCGCACCGATGGCGCGGCCAAAGCTTGTGTAAGATTTCGCGGCGCTCGCAATGACGGCAGTATCAGCTCCGTCATCCCCGCACAACGGCGAGAGATAAGCGCCCGTAGTTTCCACATCGTCATTGCGAGCGCAGCGAAGCAATCCAGAATCCCTCCGCGGAAAGACTCTGGATTGCTTCCGCCTTCGCTAAGGCTTCGGCGGACAAGTCGCTGCGCTCGCAAGGACGGAACAAGACGAATCGTCGTCATCTTCTGGCTCGCTTCTCGACTCGCAGACACGCCTTCACGTCCCCGCGGCGCATTTCGCCCGAGCTTTGCTTCATCGCTCCACCCTCTTTCAGCCAAGAGGGCGCAGGGAAGGCCGGGTGCCGGCTGGCACCCACGGTCCGCTGTGCGCGTGTAGCGCATGAAAAGATGCACAGCGGCATACAGGTGCAGCCAAAACACTCGGCCTTCCCTGCGCAGTGGTCTGACGGCTTATGCCGTGATCTCCCGGGAGCCGAGTTCCTTCTGGCCTCCCTCACCCCGCGAATTGACGATGCCGTCCGCCCGGTCGGGCTCGCGTGCACCTCCGCGAAAGGCTTGACCGTAGCAACGACGGCCAGGACCACACGGTTTTGCCGTACGCGCATTCGCCGACCGCCACAGGGTTCTCCCGCGCTGTCGACGTCGCGGGAAAGATGTTGGCGAGACGAGCTTTCAGCGCCGCTCATCCGCACGCGGTTTCGGGCTCACAGGGACTACCCGCCCTGCCCGCACCATGTCGTGCCGACGCTGCCGCGTCCACCGCAGCCCGGCTCGCGAAACGTGACGACACAAGATCGCCCCTCAAGGTCAAACCGGGATGGGCGACACATACGACAAATCCGAATTTCGGTAAAGTGGAATATTTTTGTCGAGGCGGATTGACAGCTTTGCGGGTGTTTTGCCCGTCGGGCAAACGAGGCTGTCTCCACCTCGTCATTGCGAGCGCAGCGACTTGTCCGCCGAAGCTTTAGCGAAGGCGGAAGCAATCCAGGCGCAAAAAAACACCCGGCGGTTTCCCGCCGGGTGTTCGTTCGCGTGGTTCGATAGATCTTACCAGTTGCGCTGAGCGCGGAGGATCATGGCGATCGAGTCCTGATCCTTCAGCTCGTAGGTCGCGGCCGGCTTGGCGGTCACGACGTTCGGGGTGACGCCAACCGTACCGGAGTACTTCTGGTCGAGATGGGTCCAGGAGAGGTCGGCCGAGAACGTCAGGTTCTTGACCGGGGTCCAGCGGGTGACGAGACCCAGCTGGCCGATCGCGAAGTCCGGGTTACAGCTGGTCACACCCGCCAGGCCACCGAACACGCCGCCAGCACCGCCGGCGCCGCAGAGGGTGGTCTTGGCCAGCGTACCGAACTGGGCCTGAGCGTAGGCACCGTAGATCGCGGTGTTCCAGGCCGCATCCCAGTTGTGGGTGTAAGCGCCACGGAAGCCCCAGGTCTTGACGGTTTCCTGCGAGCTGCCGGTCACGAACACCGTGTCGGGAGCGTTGGCGAAGCCGATGCTGCCGTAGGCGCCAGCAACGCCCGAATTACCGTACAGCGCGTAGGAGCTGCCCGACAGATTCTGGAAGTTGTAGCGGGTCGCACCGTCGGTGTAGACGGCCTGGATGTTGATCGTGTCACCCGCGCCGGTCGGGATGTTCTTGATCGAGAGAGCGAGCTGAACCGCCCAACCCCACTTGTCGTCGGGGTGGCCGGTGGTCTCGTTCGCACCGTAATAGCCAACGTGGTTGTCATGCGCAGCCACCGACGCCTGGAAGAGGCCCCAGGCCTGGTCGACACGCACCTGACCGACGAGGTTCGGCGAACGCGAGCCGCCGATGGCGTTGGTGCCGTACGAACCGCCGATCATGCCAGCCGCGGTCGCGCCGGTCATGTTGAGGTTGCCAGCCTGATAGTACTGGGTCGCATCTTCAGCCGAGAACGACGCAGTGATCCCCTGGCCGAAGTCGGCCGTGTACGTGAACTGGGTGACGCCGGTCACGGTGCCGCTGCCGCCGACGAGGTTGTCGGTGATGTTGCCGGGATAGTTGGTCCAGGGCGCGTCGAACTGCGACACGGCCTTACCCATCGTGAAGCCAGCGAACTGGATGAAGGCGTAGTACACGCCGAGCGCACCGGCCGAGGTGTTGCCGTCGGTGCCGTTCACCGAGCCGGAGCCGTTCGAGCCGACGAGGCCGGTGCCCGCAGCGTTGAGACCGAGCGTACCGCTGTACTGGGTTCCACCCGTTGCCGAACCGGTGGGCGTATAGTTGCCGGTCGTCCAGGTGAACACGCCGTCGAAGAAGGTGCGGACCACGCCGTACTCGGTCGCGGTGCGGGTGTCGATGTTCAGGTCTTCACGAGCGCGGAAGGTGTAGTAGTTCATCAGGCGGTTGCGAGCACCGGCAACGCCGCCCTGGTTCGGATTGAAGTCCGAGTTGGTATTGAGGTTCGCGTCGGCACGCAAATAGCCGCCCAGCTTGATGCAGGTGTCGGTGCCCGGGATGTAGTAGAATCCGGCGCCGTACAGCGAGCAGATCTTCACGTATTCGACCGCTTTGGCCTTTACGGGGAGATCGGCTGCGAACGCCCCGGAGGCGGCCATCAGGCCGGCAGCCGAGCCGAGAAAGAGCGTCTTCGTCAACTTCATTAGTAAACCTCCAGGTCGGTTCGGGGGCTCGGCTCCTCGCTGGAGGCCGCGTTACCCACATCAATTTCCGTTCAATTCAGATCCGCACTGAAGGTCCGGACTGAAACGACAGCGAGGTGCCCCCCCTCCGTCGTGCTTCACGTATAGTTTATAAAAACAATCGTCTCAATTCATTGATTTAGTGAATCGCAAGTTGGAAAGGGGATGTTGCCTGCGAGCAACAGGAGGCGAAAGACGCGGCACAAGTAGCTGAAATAAAAGAAAAAGCCCTCAGGGGGCATCCCGAGGGCTTTCTTGGAGGTCTCACATCGCTGGTCGTTGACAGCGGTCAAGAGCAGCAAATTCTGAGTGAACGTGACATAACTTAATCAATTGTTTTTTGCAAGCATTAAGTGCCGACACGATTTCCCCAATGAAGAGTTCCGCGCACGATATGCGAGACGGTTTCCCAATATCCCGCTAAAAGGCTGATCAAAGACAAAAAGAAAAATGACCAAGGGGGAAGCCATATGATCGAGAAGAAGCTCGACCGGGCGATTACAGACTTCATCTGGAACGTCGTTGAAATCCACTCTCAGCTCGAGGACATCCACAGCAGCTGGGCCGGACTGCTGGGCATCACCGAGCCGCAATGGCTGATCCTGATGGCCATCACCGAGCTGGACGAGGGACGAGGCGTCGCCGGAATCGACGTCGCGAACAAGCTGCGCGTCCACCCCGCCTTCGTGACCAACCAGACCAAGAGCCTCGAGAAGCACGGGTTCCTGTCGCGACGGCCAGCGGCCGACGACGCCCGCTTCGTTCTGATGTCGCTGACGGAAAAGGCGACGACGGAAATTGAAAAACTGTCCAAGCGGAAGCTCGCCCTGAATTCGACCATGTTCAACGAGCTCGACGAGAAGACCCTCGCCGATTTGAATGCCGCGCTCGCGACCATTGCCAAGAATGCCCGGCTCGCTGCACGGCTACTGGCTATCGACGTGTCGTGATACGCGGTTCTTCACGACGCAGCCAAGGCGCGACGGCATGGGAAAGAATCCTCGGCGCGCTTCGGGTCGTTGTCTCCGGATGACTGCGCCGCGTTCGTCGCGAGAAGACCGCGGCTCAGTCATGCGGATCACGGGCTAAAGATAGGTGACGGGATCGAGGCGACGGGCAGCTCCAAGCTTGGCGTCGAGCCATTCAAAAATGAAGTCGTCCACCGTGATGAAATTCTCGACCTCGCCCAGAGGATACGGGATGCGATTCGGCACGACGATCGAGCAGTCGGCTCCGGCCTGGCGATAGCCGGCTTGCAGCTCGAGTGCCTCCTGTTCGCGCACCATCGAGCGGCTCCCGACCACCATGAGAAGCGGACAGGCCATTCGGCGCGGCGACGACAACGGACGCATCGAGGCTCCGCCCTCGACGACCTGCTCGACGCCTGTCATCCAGTGAACCGATGCCCGGTGCGCGACCGACCGCAAAAGACCGCCGTCGCACACGGCGGCGGCTACCCTGCGATCCGAGAGGACAAGGCGGGAGGCATGACTGGCGCCCGTTCCTTCGCCGTAGATCGCTATCCGCTGCGCGTCGACATCCGGGCGGGCCTCCAGATAGTCCAGCCAGCATTGGAGGATATGCTCCTGTTTGAGCGGACGACGAACAGGCGAACTGCCGGGATCGATGAGCAGAAGTGACATGTTCCGGCGAAGCGAGGCGGGCAAGAGCCTGCTCATCATCGAGGCCAGGGTGACGTCCTCGTCGGCGATGCAGATGACCGCAGGCGCGGAAGGCCCGTGACAGAGCGCCGGCAGGAAGAAGCCGGTCAACGCTCCCTGCTCGAAGTCGTCGATCTCGACGTGCTCGATCGCGTGAGCCGCATCGTCCGCGAAGCTTCTCAGGCTGAGACCGACCCTATCGGCGAAGTCGGTACTCGCGAGATCGTCCGGAGAAGACAGGCTTCGCGCGACCTCGAACGCCATCAGCGCGCATATCCACGCTTCGCACGCGACGATCCGGCCGGCACCGTCCGCGCGCGCGGATTCGGCGGAGCTCCGGTAGTCTTCCGCAACCCTCAACCAGTCTGAAAACCAAAGATGCCTGTGCGCCTCGCGCGCAAGCTCCGCGACAGACAGACTTTCGAAAAATTCGGACGCGCGCTTTCGCAAGCGTACGAGGCTTCCACCGGCGCCGTCACAGCGGCCGTGAGGCCAATGATCACCTTCCATTTTTTTCTCCGAACGGCGCCGTCAGCGATTGGCCGGGCTTGCCGGCTGCGCATTCAGCGCAGAGCCGTGCACGCCTGCTCGATGCGATCCCAGGCGTACCTGGTCGCGTCCATCGCGCTTGCGTCTGCTGATGCCGTCCGCCTCGCCGATCTGTCTCGCTGCCGTCTCGACTCCACGCAGGGACAGCACATCGTGCCCCGCGCAGGATCGGAGCGTTGTTGCAGCGAGACCCCATCCGATGTTCGTTTCGTCTTCGCTTCGCGCGGGCGAGGGCACTTGGCCAAACCGTGTGTAGCCCCCATCAGCCGGTCTCAACACAAGTTGCACGCCGGCTCCAACTCAATCGTCACGTCTCAGCTCCGTTGCTGATGTACAGTCATGGCCCCGCGCCACTTTGCCATTTTTGCGGTCCTAGGTTTGTAGTTTTTTGTTGCGATCGACGACTAAATATTGGCTGCCATTTGATGACAGAGGAGGCAGGGCCTGTGTCGGCTTTCATCGTGAACCTGTTATGACCCGAACCGGCGCGCCGCCAATCAAGATAGCGAAGAAAGATGCGGCGGATTGCCGCTTTCATCGATGGCGGCCGTCTTCGCCGCGGTTTTTTTGACTGTCGATGTCGCAGGAAAACTCGCGAGACGAACCATCAACGCCGCTCATCCGCACACGGTGCGCGAAACGTGACGATATACGATCGCCTTCTAGGTGAGCCGGATGATCGAGATATCCGACATTCCGAAATTCGGATAAGCAGCTTGCTGTGAGCAGTGCGAGGATCTGCAGACCCATAGCCGGCCAGGAATCGTCACACTCCTGGCGTCAGCAACACGGCTGCGCCGCCTGCCGGCCCCCTTGTATGCATTATCCCAGTTGCCATTATCGGGCACTTCGCTTTACATGCCGGCAACCTGCCCTCGGATTGCAGCCGGGGCACAAAAATCACATGACATTTCCAAGGGACGAAACATGGCGCGCAACATATTGATTCTCGGGGCTTCCTACGGCTCCCTGCTGGGCACGAAGCTGCTGATGGCGGGACACAACGTCACCCTCGTCTGCCGCGCCAAGACCGCGGAGCTGATCAACCGTGACGGTACCGAGGTCCGCATCAAGTTGCGCGACGAGGCGGTGCACCGGGCGATCTTCTCGCGCGACCTGCCCGGCAAGCTCGATGCGGTGACGCCGGCCGATGTCGACGTCTCCCGTTACGACATGGTCGGCCTTGCGATGCAGGAGCCGCAATACACCAACCACACGGTGCGCGTGCTCATGGTTAAGATCGCCGCGGCGAAGCTGCCGTGCCTGTCGATCATGAACATGCCGCCGCTGCCCTATCTGAAGCGGATTCCGGCGCTCGCAGGCATGGATCTCGAGGAGGCCTATACCAACGCGCAGGTGTGGGAGCGGTTCGAGCCGGGCCTGGTGACGCTGTGCTCGCCCGACCCGCAGGCCTTCCGTCCGCCGGAGGAAGCCGCGAACGTGCTTCACGTCGGCCTGCCCACCAACTTCAAGGCATCGGTCTTCGCCGACGAGAAGCACAACAAGGTGCTGCGCGAGCTCGAAGCCGACATCGACGCGGTGACGCTCGACGGCCACGACGTGCCGGTGAAGCTGAAAGTGTTCGATTCCCTGTTCGTGCCGCTTGCGAAGTGGTCGATGCTGCTGACCGGCAACTACCGCTGCATCACGCCGCACGAGCCGCAGTCGATCCGCGACGCCGTGCACGGCGATCTCAAGCGCTCGCAGACGATCTACGATCATGTCGACGCGATCGCCCGCCGCCTCGGCGCCGATCCGCAAGACCAGGTGCCGTTCGCGAAATACGCCAAGGCGGCCGAAAGCCTGCTCAAGCCGTCGTCGGCCGCGCGCGCGGTGGCCAGCGGCGCGCCCTTCATCGAGCGCGTCGACCTGCTGGTGAAGCTGATCTCGCATCAGCTCGGCGTGCCCAACCCCGAGATCGACCGCACGGTCGAGACCGTGGACCAGAAGCTGAACGAGAAGATCGTGCAGGGCGGATCGGGCGCGCAGTAGCCGCGCGCCACGTCTGTCGCTATCGCGCTACGCAGGCGCTCACGCGCTCAGGAATGATTGAAGCCAGATCAGGCCGGTCACGGCGACGAGCGTGACCGCGCCGGTGCGCGTGATGATCTCAGGGTAGCCGAGACGACGGGCGCCGCCGCCAAGCGTTGCGCCCAACGCAATCCACGCGGCGCCCGCGGTGACGATCTGAAGCGCGATCATTCCGAGCCACGGCAGGAGCTCGAACAGTCCGGCCTGGAGCGGCAGGAGCAGGAAGGCGAACACCATCGCCTTCGGATTCAGCAGCGTGGTGATCAGCACCTGACGGAACGTCACCACAGCGCCGCCGCGCAGCTCGCGCGCGTTGACGCGCCAGAGCATGACGGCAAGGCCCAGGATGTAGACACTGACCGCCACGCGAAGCACGACGGCCGCGAGCGGAATGCCGCTCACGACGGGACCGAGCGCCAGCCGCAGCAGCGCAATCGCCGCGAGATAGCCGAACAGCTCCGCCACGAGCAGACGGAGCGACCGCGATATCCCGATCCCTGCCCCCGATGTCGCGAGCAAGGTGTTGGTCGGTCCCGGCAGGGCGAGGAGAAAACAGGTCGCCGTGAAGAAGGTCAGGAAGTTCATAGCCCAGGCTAACAGCATCGCGCCGGCAAATCTTGATCTGCGTCATGCGGCGGCACCGCCATGCTCGACTTTGGCCGCGTTCGCACGGAACGGTTCCCGGTGTTGCCCGAACTCGATGAGAGCGATCGCGCCGTCCTGATCACGCGATCGTGTCGCTGCCCACGTCTCGTCGTCTTGCCTCGCGCTTAGGCGTGAGCAAGATAGCTTTGTAAGTCATCTTGCCCGGCATTGATTTGCGATGCCTGCGTTTGGGATCCAGACAAGAACACGAGAAGAAGCAATGGATCAGGCGATGCTGAGCGTCGTCCGTGCGGTCGAGGCAGGCGCGACGACCATGAAGGGCGTCATCGACGCGACCGGACTATCCCGTCTCAAGATCGAACGTGCGTTGGCTGCGCTGGAGAAACAAAAGCTCCTGGTACGCGACGGCCAAGGCTTCAGGGCAACGGGTCTGCCGAGAACAGCGCCCAACCCGCGTCAATGCGGATCGTGCAACGCCTGCTGCGATATCCTCGAAGTCGCTGCGGTCGACAAGCCGGTGAACCAGCTCTGCAGGCATTGGCAGGCGGGCACCGGATGCACCATCTACGCGAGCCGCCCGCAGATGTGCCGGTCGTTCGCCTGCGCCTGGCTGCAAGGCCATCTCGACGATGCATGGTTTCCAGCGAAATCGGGCATCGTGGTGCATTTCAGCCAGGACGCCGTCAACGTCACGGTCGACGACGACTGCCCCGATCGCTGGCGCGAGGAGCCGTATTTCAGCAAGCTCGCCGAATGGTCGATGAACGGCATCAGGCGAATCGGAAACCGCGGCTACGCGACCCTCGTGGTCTCCAGCGAGAACCGATTCCTGCTGCTCGGACGCACCGTCGTTCCCGATCCGACGCCATCAGGCACCGCGTTCCTGCCGCTCACCCCCGACACGTTCCGGTTCTGGCGGGCAACATCACCGGAACATCTGCAGCGGCTGCACGAGCGCATCGCCGAGATCGAGCGGATCAGGCAGGAATTCGGCTCCTGCGCGATTCCCCCGAACGAGGACGACGATCCCGTCCCGCCCTATCGCCCCGCGCTTCTACGGTTGTCGAATCACGCCTGAACGCCGTCGTGGGCAACAGAGCATGATTCGCGCTGTGGTGCTCGACGCGCCCCGGCCGGGTTGATAAGCCCCTGTCCGCGAATGATGGGGACTTGAGTCGGGACATGACGGTTGCGATCGAGATGGGGCAGACCACGGCGGGCGCCGCGGCGGCCATGGACCTCGAGGAACTGCTGGCGACCCGCCTCCTGGTGCAGGGCAATTCGGGCTCCGGCAAGTCGCATCTGTTGCGGCGGCTGCTGGAGCAGAGCGCACCCTGGGTGCAGCAGGCCATCATCGACCCCGAGGGCGATTTCGTCACGCTGGCCGAGCGCTTCGGCCATCTCGTGATCGAGGCCGAGGATCACACCGAGCGCGGCCTTCAGGTCGCGGGCGAGCGCGCGCGGCTGCATCGCGTCTCAACCGTGCTCAATCTCGAGGGCCTCGATGCCGAGAACCAGATGCGCCGTGCCGCCGCGTTTCTCGGCGGCCTGTTCGACGTCGATCGCGACCATTGGTACCCGATGCTGGTGGTGGTGGACGAGGCGCAGCTGTTCGCGCCGGCAGTCGCCGGCGAGGTGTCGGACGAGGCGCGAAAACTGTCGCTCGGTGCCATGACCAATCTGATGTGCCGCGGCCGCAAGCGCGGGCTCGCCGGCATCATCGCGACGCAACGTTTGGCAAAGCTCGCCAAGAACGTCGCGGCGGAAGCCTCCAACTTCCTGATGGGCCGGACCTTCCTCGACATCGACATGGCGCGCGCCGCCGACCTGCTCGGCATGGAGCGGCGCCAGGCGGAAGCCTTTCGCGATCTCGAGCGCGGCCAGTTCATGGCCCTGGGACCTGCGCTGTCGCGGCGTCCGCTGCGCCTGAACATCGGCCCGACCGATACCCACGCGCGCAACTCCACGCCGCGGCTGATGCCGATGCCGGACTCCGCACGCGAGGATATGCGCGACGTGATCCTGGCCGCACCGCCGCCCGATGCCAGCCGGCCGCAGCGCCGGCCCGCGCCGGATCTGCTCGAACAGCTGCGCGCCGCGAAAGCGGCCGCCACGCCGGAGATCCGGCCTGAGGTGGTCGAGGTTCAGGTCAGCGCGGAGGAGCTCGCGGAGCGGCGCGAACGCGTCGACCGGACCCTGCGTGCCGTGCTCGCCGAGCCCGATGCCGGCTTCCGCGCCGTCGGCGTGCTCTATCAGGAGTTCGTGGTCCGCTGCCGCATCGAGGGCCTCGGCGCGGCCGTGCCTGACCTCAACGAATTCCGCCGCATGCTGACGCGCGCGCGCGCCGGGCTTGGCGCCGAGCATGCCGAGGACGACGACTGGCAGGACGTGTCGCTGCGCGCCTCGATCCTGCCCGACGACATGCAGGGCGTCTTCATGATGATCGCGCGCGCGGCGAAGGAAGGCTGGCCCTGCCCGGGCGATGCCGCGATCGCCCGCGCCTATGGCTCGCATTCGCTGCGCCGCGCGCAGCGCCTGCTCAGCTACATGGAGGAGCAGGGTCTCATCGTCTGCCAGCTCGACGGCGGCGGACGCAGGATCGTGACGCTGGTGGAGCTGGCCTGGGCGACCGCGCCCGGTGATCCCAATGGCGACGATCTGCCGGCGGAGCCGGCACAGAG
Protein-coding regions in this window:
- a CDS encoding ATP-binding protein, with product MTVAIEMGQTTAGAAAAMDLEELLATRLLVQGNSGSGKSHLLRRLLEQSAPWVQQAIIDPEGDFVTLAERFGHLVIEAEDHTERGLQVAGERARLHRVSTVLNLEGLDAENQMRRAAAFLGGLFDVDRDHWYPMLVVVDEAQLFAPAVAGEVSDEARKLSLGAMTNLMCRGRKRGLAGIIATQRLAKLAKNVAAEASNFLMGRTFLDIDMARAADLLGMERRQAEAFRDLERGQFMALGPALSRRPLRLNIGPTDTHARNSTPRLMPMPDSAREDMRDVILAAPPPDASRPQRRPAPDLLEQLRAAKAAATPEIRPEVVEVQVSAEELAERRERVDRTLRAVLAEPDAGFRAVGVLYQEFVVRCRIEGLGAAVPDLNEFRRMLTRARAGLGAEHAEDDDWQDVSLRASILPDDMQGVFMMIARAAKEGWPCPGDAAIARAYGSHSLRRAQRLLSYMEEQGLIVCQLDGGGRRIVTLVELAWATAPGDPNGDDLPAEPAQSAASA